The Equus asinus isolate D_3611 breed Donkey chromosome 14, EquAss-T2T_v2, whole genome shotgun sequence genomic sequence aggatatgaacagacattttccaaagaagatatacagatggccaataaacacatgaaaagatgttcaacatcagtaatcatcagggaaatgcaaatcaaagctacactaaaataccactttacacctgttaaaatggctataataattaagactaaaaataaaaaatgttggagagggtgtggagaaaagggaactctcatccactgctggtgggaatgcaaactgatgcagccactatggacaagagtatggagattcctcaaaaaactaaaaatagaaataccatatgacccagctatcccactactggatatctacccagacaacttgaaatcaacaatccaaagtaacatatgtacctctatgttcattgtagcatattcacaatagccaagacatggaaacaatccaagggcccatcgactgatgattggataaagaagatgtggtgtgtatatatgtatacacaatggaatactactcagccataagaaagacaaagtcatcccatttgcaacaacatggatggacctggagggaattatgctaagcaaaataagccagactgagaaagacaaacccacatgatttcattcatgtggaatataaacaaatacatggacaaagaaaacagtttaggggttaccaggggaaaggagttgggggtgggcacaggggtgaaggggagcacttatgtggtgacagacaagaaatcatgtacaactgaaatttcacaatgatgtcaactATTAtgaacaacaattaaaaaaatatgtgtatcATGTATGCTTCCAAACAGAAGTCATTAAAAAGAAGTCTCATTACTTGATAGATGCAACAGGTTGACAGGTGAATTAGGTCCACAAATAAATAACCATTGCCTTCTCCATGCCCCTAGCACAGACATCAATATGTTTGTTTCTAGACTGTCTTTGACAAAATAGCTGCTACCTTATACTCaactgataaaaaataaatttgcatggTGATCAGACTCACCTTTGATTCTCTCATCATACAGAAAACCTCCTTCTGTCAACCACTTTTCCAAGGGCTCTGTTCAAGTccctgttcctcaggctgtagatgaaaGGGTTCAGCATGGGGGTCACCACTGTGTACATCACAGTAGCTGCAGTGTCCTTTTCAGATGAGTGCGAGGACAAAGGGTTGAAATACACAGCAATGATGGTGCCATAGAAGAGGGAAACCACAGCCAAGTGGGaaccacaggtggagaaggctttccACCTTCGCTTTGTGGATGGGACTCTCAGGACAGCACGGGTGATACGGACATACGAAGCCAGGACACAAACAAACGGGGTGATCATGATCAGGGCACCCTCAGTGAGAATCATCACCTCATTGAGATATGTATCAGAGCAGGAGAGTTTGAGGAGAGGTGTCACATCACAGAAGAAGTGGGGGATGTCATTGTCTGCACAGAATGAGAGTTGAGCCATCAGCAGGGTATGCAACAGAGCATTCAAATTGGCAATGACCCATGACCCAGAAACCAGCAGGGCACAGAGCTGGGGGGTCATCTTTGTTAAGTAGTGTAAGGGATGGCACACAGCAACaaagcggtcataggccatcacagccAGGAGGAAATTGTCCATATCCACgaacatgaaaacaaaatacatctGTGTGAGACACCCAGAGAAGGAGATGGTCTCACTCCCAAGTATGTGGTTGGCCAGCATCTTGGGGACAGTGGTAGAGGAGAAGCAGACGTCCACAAAGGACAGGTTGctaaggaagaagtacatgggagtaTGCAGGCGGGAGTCCATGCTGATGGCCAGGAGGATGAGCAGGTTTCCCAGGACTGTGGCCAGGTACATGCTCAGGAAGAGCAtgaagaggagctgctgctgctggggctgcctggagagccccaggaggaggaacTTGGAGAAACTTGACTGGTTTGCCCCTCTCATGGCCTGAGAGCCTGGGCCCAGAGGCGGACACAGCAGGAAAAATTCAAAAGCCTGGAAAATGACAGTTAAGATGCGGCAATTAAGAAGATTACAGGGAGAAAGGCCATATGATATAGGTGAGGCATTAGAACTTTGTTGCCTATGTGttttgtgcctccatttctttATTAGCAAAATGAGCTATGTCCACTGAGCCCCCTAGTCTAATCtgtaagattaaaatgaaatgacCCAGAGGTATGTCTCATAAACAGACAAGACATATATACTGGTCAGGGCTGGACGATTACAAGGAACTGCTGATGATCTCGGAACAGTTTCTGTGGCTCCATTTAAAAGAAGGGTGTAGTGAGGAGTGCCCCCATAAGGCTTTACACCTTAACAAACAGTTATTCCTGACCTGACTCTTACCCAGGAAGAATGACAGTCTCCTTGGTCACCAGAAGTCCCAGGCTTGCTTCACTTTTCTAGACCTGGCCAGAGCTTATTGAGGTCTGAGGGAGACAGACTCATCAATGGGGCCTTCAGGGTAAGTCTGCATCAACAAGGGGCTGGAGCACGCAGAATCAGCCCTCAGTGCAGGAAGGATGTTTGCGGTAATCACAGGGCTAGCTCATCACAGCAGTCTCCATGGCCACTAGGGCCATATTCCCTGAGAGCCTcattagagaaaagcaaaaagtaaTTGTCCCTTCTCTTCCTTGGGCTCTGTTGAATTCAACATTGATAACAAAGACCTGTCATCGGAGTTACGTAATTGCTGCTTCAGGACTTGGCAACATTGGAAATGATGCAATATTGGGCGTAATCATCAGCAACAACCTTTTTGCTAGAGAAAACTCACAATCCTATATTTTGTCCCCCACCCAAACCGGGATGGTGTCTTTGTTGGGAAACATGCATGACGCTGTAGAGGGATTAAGAGAATAACCTTTGGATTCACACAGATCTGTACTCGATTCCCAGATCCACCATCACCagttatgtgaccttgagaaagctACCGATCTTCACAGAATCACAAAATTTCACCATCATTAGAGTGGAAAAATAATATTCACCTTGTAGAGTTGTACACAATAGATAAGGTAATTTGTGTTAAACACTTCATGATCACTGACTTCATCAATGCACTGGGCTAGGACCATGTTCATTAGGTGGAGACTAAAGATGTTGATATTTACATCCAGTGCTCTCTGTTTAGTCATCTGTGTTCTGGATAAATATCACTTGGAAATAGTGTCACATGTTTATCTTCATACGTCAATAGTCATTTTTATAAGGGGCCAGTTGACAAGtcttttattctatatttaaatTTGGAGGTAAATGAGGTAGAAATAGGAATCATTGCTGAGTCTACTTATAAAGTGGTAGAACGTGGAAatcaaagagaaacagagaattcCTGAGTCCCATAGGTATCACTCTATAGTTGTTCTGAAGGCAAGATCTGGCCTTAAGGTCCCATAAAGCTTTTGATTTTATGCATTGTAAAGTTCACTTTCCTGAGTTGATAATATTAAGTAGTTACTCATTAAAACTATACACCTGAGTCAAAAGTGGGAGTTGTatccctaaaaaaaaaagtcccctgGAAACCAGAGTGTTCCTCTAACTAATCTTCCACTTTGGATTATTTATAAATGTTGTATACCTCATGCTGACTGGGGTATCTTAATAAATATCATTCACCTGCTCCCAGCAACTCAAGATAAGAACCTCAGGGCTATAATAAGACCTCACGTCTCCATCAGACACATGTTATCAGACATCAAGTCCTGTCCATTCTATCTCCAAAAATAGGCCAATCCCCCCCTCCAAAGTTAATTATCAAAGAtctagggaggaggaggagaatgtcACTGCATTAGTAAAGACATTGTTTGCAAGGGATGGAAAACCAACTTGTATCAGcttaatgagaaataaaatttattgttgACATAATTGCAAACTCCAAAGTTCTTGCAAAGCCTGTGTATTTCAGGCAGGGGTAGACTCAGGGACCCAAATAATGACATCAGGACCTGTATTTCTGTCTCTCTACTCTGTTTGCTTCTGTTCAGCTTCATTCCACAGACTATGTCTCTCTATGTGGCAGGAAAGATGGCCACCAGTAGCTCCAAACTCACATCCTCCCAGACTAGCAATCACAGGGCACATAGAACTTCTCTGTACCAGTGTTTATTTATTAACTCCAGGCAAGGCTGTGATCATCCCTTCTTGGATCATATGCCCAAATCTGAACCAACCATTCTGGGTGGGAGAGTGGAGTGTTCTGGTCATCCTGGGTCATAAACTCAACCCATTCCCTGTGGGAATCCAGTAATAGACGTTATCactatgggggaggggaggagtttCCAAATAGACCCAAAGAATGGAAATGGGAAAGAATGCCCTTGAGCAAAGTATCTAGTTATCATGATCCACTAGAGTCACTTCATCAGCTGAGTTGAGCAAAGGATTGGAGAAGGAACACTTAAGGTAGAAGTAAATTAACACATAAATTAGTAAGCTGTTTTAAAAGTTAGggtaaactaaaaaaaaaaaaacccaaaaaataaacCCCAACCTGTAATCAATGAAATCCAGTATCACTGAGCGCTCCAAGCacccagattttggtttctaaataccattctctactaaaaggaaatattattcctTAGAGAAAaggctgattccaggtctggggaggaaaaagacaAGATGAGTCTAGGACATATGTGTGTCCAGAAAACAAGGAAATGTGCAAAGTCCAGTGAGGACATATCTAAACTGCAGATGACTTTCAAATGCATCACATATCCACATATGGTGTTTAAtgtattattctttcaacttttctttaggcttgaaaattttcaaattaaaggTTTGTGAataagaagagatttttaaaaaggaacaaaggtgGCCTCTTGAAAGATATCTGCAACTGGCCAAatttggaacaatttgagcatcaaaaagaatcaTAACTGTAAGTgattatgaaatattaaatattttaaaatctgtgatgCACTAGTAATACTATAAAAAATAGATCGAAGTTTTTAAGGGAATTTGCCATAATTGGAGGGGAAAATCAATAATTAAAGGGAAAGAATTTAGCATTTAccctgtctttttaaaaatggtctGAAGTTCATCACAGGTTCAAGGGGGAAATCTCTTCTTTACAGACCAATGCCAgttaagaaatacagaaaaattacagAACTAGGAAATCATCATTTTTTAACTCCCAGTGAAATAATTGATTGAGGCAGTGACTATAAAGGAATGTTAAAAGCAATAGCTACTAGGTTGTTGGGAAACAGGATATTCCCGTAGTATCACATTATATCACTCTACCAGTTGCTTGCTAATTGCAAGCAGGAAAATATACCATTATAAGAACTGCTTTTATAAAGTCACTACCACCAACAATCTTTACCAGTGACACAACCTTTACCAAGTTATCAAACAGCATCACTAATACCTGCAATCTTAATGCAACACCATAGAATttgttttgggtgaggaagatt encodes the following:
- the LOC106825987 gene encoding olfactory receptor 1F1-like, encoding MRGANQSSFSKFLLLGLSRQPQQQQLLFMLFLSMYLATVLGNLLILLAISMDSRLHTPMYFFLSNLSFVDVCFSSTTVPKMLANHILGSETISFSGCLTQMYFVFMFVDMDNFLLAVMAYDRFVAVCHPLHYLTKMTPQLCALLVSGSWVIANLNALLHTLLMAQLSFCADNDIPHFFCDVTPLLKLSCSDTYLNEVMILTEGALIMITPFVCVLASYVRITRAVLRVPSTKRRWKAFSTCGSHLAVVSLFYGTIIAVYFNPLSSHSSEKDTAATVMYTVVTPMLNPFIYSLRNRDLNRALGKVVDRRRFSV